One Rhodobacteraceae bacterium M385 genomic region harbors:
- a CDS encoding alpha-2-macroglobulin family protein — protein MTRLFAVAAGIFFLLTGAVFAQEVLPDRTLIIARDTDLPGNDLRPILDTTLTDCTAACRADPECAAFTFNSANNRCFPKTAAGEGLTYAGAISGIFSVTPEPAHRLAAQRRIDLAFLRDADFSAARDQAAGLGLVHYAGQFPASDWRRSAQNAFAEGNIEGAMRRIGAAITAGDMAEDWATYATYLLAIEPENRSEGQRLEERAMLAALNATLRANDGAPLAAALDTLAEALERRGRGRDTIPTLRLAVSHEDTPARDEALSRVLGLYGFRVTDTRVDIESDFPRICAIFSEPLAAGGVTYGDFVQTTASDIAVEADGRQLCLSGVRHGGRYEFTLRAGLPAASGEVLHAPISLRQYVRDREPSVRFAGRSYILPGSSNGTIPLVGVNTELVDLRLFHVADRNILRTLQQDYFGRPLAEWQVDQFAEEIGEAVWQGEAEVAQEQNRSVTTRLPIGEVLEGRAPGLYALEARVGGAGTAEGGATQWFLVSDLGISAMSGTDGVHVLVRSLATTQAHAGATVELISESNRVLATLETDQDGYAHFPAALAAGEQGASPALLTVRQGDNDLAFLSLRDAEFDLSDRGVEGRAPAGPIDVFLTTDRGIYRAGDTIHLTTLARDPQAQAITGLPLTAILTRPDGVEYTRHLLVESGAGGFIASLPLGADVPRGTWRLAIHADPNARPLRDTRLLVEDFLPERLDLSIDLDADAGTAQFQADYLFGAPAADLAITGRLALRPRNTLPDYPGFRFGRYDAPPEPAFTSLDTLTTDATGAASAILRLPRFDGIDHPGELTLTAEITEGSGRPVERSATATILPDAPLIGIRPLFDGGLPQGVEAPFHLITTGADPMAVRWTLNRVERRYQWYRQNGNWTWEPITTRQQIAIGNATLSAEPTALSLPVEWGEFELRIESDEGGFALSSVSFTAGWYGASDGTDTPDALEVSLDAEAYRPGDTATLRIVPRTGGLALVQVVTDRLIDQQIIELGDDPTEIALPVTDDWGAGAYVTATLIRPLETVSGPTPTRAIGLAHAAVAPGDRALSATLEVPETMRPRGPLDVVLRVEGARAGEVVHATIAAVDLGILNLTGFDSPDPQGHYFGQRRLGMAFRDIYGRLIDSRDGAEGRIRQGGDAGAGLRMQADPTSEDLVALFSGPLTVGADGTARASFDMPAFNGTIRLMATAWSDTGVGQAEADVIVRDPVVVTASLPRFLAPGDSAALMLEITHAEGPVGEMPLTISSSPEFQIFGQISPAVTLAEGEATRLRIPFIMADRSGLAELTVTLTTPDGIDIVQTLTIPVQANDPEVAETTRFTLAPGESFTLDATAFTGFHPQGTRAILSAGPLARYDVAGLLQRLDRYPYGCTEQTASRAMPLLYLSAVAQALNLGTADDLATRIEGAIASVLTNQSANGSFGLWRASSGDLWLDAYVSDFLSRARAEGHEVPDIPFQNALDNLANAVASHPDFENGGEGLAYALMVLAREGQASMGDLRYYADVKAQDFGTALALGQLGAALAMYGDQPRADAMFMAGFARLSLPALSEDTRRWRVDYGSRTRDAAGLVALATAAGSQAGNLNAAVLEIAPPVADASTQEAVWALLAAHALIDNPATNGLLLDGAPVVGPLVQVLEDVSLTRRLENVGERDEVVTLTRFGRPEGATEAFGNGYHIGREYLSLEGEPIDPASVAQGTRLVTILTVTSTGAPEGRLMVNDPLPAGFEIDNPNLLQSGDIRALDGVNVAIGTEMTEFRAERFLAAVDMRGGQDRVRLAYIVRAVSPGDFHHPAASVEDMYRPTYRAQTASGRISILE, from the coding sequence ATGACGCGCTTATTCGCTGTTGCTGCCGGTATCTTTTTTCTTCTGACCGGGGCTGTGTTTGCTCAGGAAGTTTTGCCCGACCGGACGCTGATAATTGCCCGCGATACCGACCTTCCGGGCAACGATCTGCGCCCGATTCTCGACACCACGCTGACCGATTGCACCGCCGCTTGCCGCGCCGATCCTGAATGCGCGGCGTTCACCTTCAACAGCGCCAATAACCGCTGCTTCCCCAAGACCGCCGCGGGCGAGGGGCTGACCTACGCCGGCGCCATTTCTGGCATCTTTAGCGTCACGCCAGAGCCCGCCCACCGTCTTGCCGCACAACGGCGCATTGATCTTGCCTTCCTGCGGGACGCGGATTTCTCCGCTGCGCGCGACCAGGCCGCGGGGCTAGGGCTGGTCCATTACGCCGGGCAATTCCCCGCCAGCGATTGGCGACGTAGCGCTCAAAACGCTTTTGCGGAGGGGAACATTGAAGGCGCAATGCGCCGGATCGGGGCCGCTATCACAGCAGGAGACATGGCCGAGGATTGGGCGACCTATGCCACCTATCTGCTTGCGATAGAGCCTGAAAACCGCTCGGAAGGACAACGGCTAGAGGAACGCGCCATGCTGGCCGCCCTGAACGCCACCCTCAGGGCCAATGACGGGGCACCCCTTGCCGCCGCACTGGATACGCTGGCCGAGGCGTTGGAGCGGCGCGGGCGCGGGCGCGACACCATCCCCACCCTCCGCCTTGCCGTGTCCCATGAAGATACGCCCGCCCGAGACGAGGCGTTGAGCCGTGTGCTTGGCCTTTATGGCTTCCGCGTCACCGATACCCGTGTGGATATCGAGTCGGACTTTCCCCGCATCTGCGCCATCTTCTCGGAGCCCCTCGCGGCGGGGGGCGTGACCTATGGCGACTTCGTGCAAACCACGGCGTCAGACATCGCGGTCGAGGCCGATGGCCGCCAGCTTTGCCTGTCCGGCGTGCGCCATGGGGGGCGGTATGAATTCACCCTTCGCGCGGGTCTTCCCGCCGCCTCGGGCGAGGTGCTGCACGCCCCCATCTCTCTGCGCCAATACGTGCGCGATCGGGAGCCTTCGGTGCGTTTCGCCGGGCGTTCTTACATCCTTCCGGGGTCATCAAACGGCACTATTCCGCTAGTTGGGGTCAATACAGAGCTTGTGGATCTTCGCCTGTTCCACGTGGCGGACCGCAATATTCTGCGGACCTTGCAGCAGGATTACTTTGGCCGCCCGCTGGCTGAATGGCAGGTGGATCAATTCGCCGAAGAGATCGGCGAAGCCGTCTGGCAGGGGGAGGCAGAAGTCGCCCAAGAACAAAACCGTAGCGTCACCACGCGCCTGCCGATTGGCGAGGTCTTGGAGGGCCGAGCCCCCGGTCTTTATGCTCTGGAAGCCCGTGTGGGCGGCGCTGGCACGGCTGAAGGTGGCGCGACCCAGTGGTTCCTTGTCAGTGACCTAGGCATCAGCGCCATGAGCGGCACAGACGGCGTCCACGTCCTTGTGCGATCCCTTGCCACGACACAGGCCCATGCTGGCGCGACGGTTGAGTTGATCTCGGAATCGAACCGGGTTTTGGCCACGTTAGAGACAGATCAAGACGGCTACGCCCATTTCCCCGCGGCCCTTGCTGCTGGCGAACAGGGCGCTTCCCCGGCGCTTCTGACGGTGCGCCAAGGCGACAACGACCTCGCCTTTTTGTCCCTGCGCGATGCCGAATTTGACCTCTCGGATCGGGGGGTTGAAGGCCGCGCCCCCGCCGGGCCGATTGATGTGTTCCTGACCACCGATCGCGGCATCTACCGGGCGGGCGATACGATCCACCTGACCACCCTTGCCCGAGACCCTCAGGCGCAGGCGATCACCGGGTTGCCTCTCACCGCCATTCTCACGCGGCCCGATGGGGTCGAATACACGCGGCACCTGCTAGTGGAATCCGGCGCAGGCGGTTTCATCGCCTCCCTCCCACTTGGCGCGGATGTGCCGCGTGGCACCTGGCGGTTGGCGATCCACGCGGATCCCAACGCCCGCCCCCTGCGTGATACGCGGCTGTTGGTGGAAGATTTCCTGCCTGAACGCCTCGACCTCAGCATTGATTTAGACGCCGACGCAGGCACCGCGCAGTTTCAGGCCGATTACCTTTTCGGAGCGCCCGCCGCAGACCTTGCGATCACAGGCCGCCTCGCCCTGCGCCCCCGCAATACCCTGCCCGACTATCCGGGCTTCCGCTTTGGCCGTTACGATGCCCCGCCGGAACCCGCGTTCACCAGCCTCGACACTCTCACCACCGATGCCACCGGGGCCGCCTCTGCCATCCTGCGCCTGCCCCGCTTTGACGGCATAGACCATCCGGGTGAGCTGACCCTAACCGCAGAAATCACCGAAGGCTCTGGCCGCCCGGTGGAGCGTTCTGCAACGGCCACCATCCTACCCGACGCGCCCCTGATCGGCATTCGCCCCCTCTTTGATGGAGGCTTGCCCCAAGGGGTAGAGGCCCCCTTCCACCTGATCACGACGGGCGCTGATCCCATGGCAGTCCGATGGACCCTCAACCGGGTAGAGCGGCGCTATCAATGGTACCGGCAGAACGGCAATTGGACGTGGGAGCCGATTACGACGCGCCAGCAAATCGCCATTGGCAACGCGACACTGTCAGCAGAGCCCACCGCCCTTTCCCTTCCCGTAGAATGGGGCGAATTTGAACTGCGCATTGAAAGTGATGAAGGCGGGTTTGCCCTGTCCTCGGTCAGCTTCACCGCCGGGTGGTATGGGGCCAGTGACGGCACCGATACGCCCGACGCGCTAGAGGTGTCCTTGGATGCCGAAGCCTACCGCCCCGGCGACACCGCAACCTTGCGGATTGTGCCCCGCACCGGCGGCCTTGCCTTGGTGCAGGTGGTGACAGATCGGTTGATCGACCAGCAGATCATCGAGCTAGGCGATGACCCCACCGAAATCGCCCTGCCCGTGACCGATGACTGGGGGGCCGGAGCCTATGTTACTGCGACCCTAATCCGCCCGTTAGAGACTGTTTCTGGCCCCACACCTACCCGTGCCATTGGCCTTGCCCATGCTGCTGTCGCCCCCGGTGATCGGGCGCTGAGTGCCACGCTTGAAGTGCCAGAAACCATGCGCCCCCGTGGACCGCTCGACGTGGTGCTGCGGGTGGAAGGCGCGCGGGCGGGCGAGGTTGTGCACGCCACCATCGCCGCCGTTGATCTGGGTATCCTTAACCTCACCGGTTTCGATAGCCCCGATCCCCAAGGTCACTACTTCGGCCAACGCCGTCTCGGCATGGCGTTCCGTGATATCTATGGCCGCCTGATTGATAGCCGTGACGGCGCAGAAGGGCGCATTCGCCAAGGCGGCGACGCGGGTGCGGGGTTGCGGATGCAGGCTGATCCCACGTCCGAAGACCTCGTTGCGCTGTTTTCTGGCCCGCTGACCGTTGGCGCAGATGGCACCGCCCGCGCCAGTTTCGACATGCCCGCCTTCAACGGCACGATTCGCCTGATGGCCACCGCCTGGAGCGATACCGGCGTCGGGCAGGCCGAGGCGGACGTGATTGTTCGCGATCCGGTCGTTGTCACGGCCAGCCTGCCTCGCTTCCTCGCCCCCGGCGACAGTGCCGCGCTTATGCTGGAGATCACCCATGCCGAAGGACCGGTTGGAGAGATGCCGTTAACCATCTCTTCCTCACCCGAGTTCCAGATTTTCGGGCAGATTAGCCCCGCTGTCACGCTTGCCGAAGGGGAAGCGACCCGCCTGCGCATTCCCTTCATCATGGCCGACCGCTCCGGGTTGGCGGAACTGACCGTCACGCTGACCACACCGGACGGCATCGACATTGTTCAGACCCTGACGATCCCCGTGCAAGCCAATGACCCCGAAGTGGCGGAAACCACGCGCTTCACCCTCGCACCCGGCGAAAGCTTCACCCTTGATGCAACGGCCTTTACCGGATTCCATCCTCAAGGCACCCGCGCGATTCTGTCCGCCGGGCCTTTGGCCCGCTACGATGTGGCCGGGCTGTTGCAACGGTTGGACCGCTACCCCTACGGCTGCACCGAACAAACGGCGAGCCGCGCGATGCCGCTTTTGTATCTGTCAGCGGTTGCGCAGGCGCTGAATCTTGGCACCGCCGACGACTTGGCGACGCGGATCGAGGGGGCCATCGCCTCGGTCCTGACGAACCAATCGGCCAACGGCAGCTTTGGCCTATGGCGCGCCTCCTCTGGCGACCTGTGGCTGGATGCCTATGTGAGCGATTTCCTCTCTCGTGCGCGGGCCGAGGGGCACGAGGTGCCGGACATTCCTTTCCAGAACGCTTTGGACAACTTGGCGAACGCTGTCGCCTCTCATCCCGACTTCGAGAATGGCGGAGAGGGGCTGGCCTATGCCCTGATGGTGCTGGCCCGTGAGGGTCAGGCAAGCATGGGCGACCTGCGCTATTATGCGGATGTAAAGGCGCAGGATTTCGGCACCGCTCTGGCCCTTGGGCAATTGGGGGCGGCGCTGGCGATGTATGGCGACCAACCCCGCGCCGATGCGATGTTCATGGCAGGGTTTGCCCGGCTTTCCCTGCCCGCCCTGTCCGAGGACACGCGCCGCTGGCGCGTGGATTACGGCAGCCGCACCCGGGACGCCGCAGGACTTGTGGCCCTTGCCACCGCCGCCGGATCGCAAGCGGGGAACCTGAACGCTGCGGTGCTGGAGATCGCGCCGCCCGTCGCTGATGCCTCTACCCAAGAGGCCGTCTGGGCGCTTCTGGCCGCCCATGCCTTGATCGACAATCCCGCAACCAATGGCTTGCTTCTGGACGGGGCGCCGGTTGTTGGGCCATTGGTGCAGGTGCTAGAGGATGTGAGCCTAACCCGTAGGTTAGAGAATGTTGGGGAGCGCGATGAGGTCGTCACCCTCACCCGCTTTGGCCGCCCCGAAGGCGCGACAGAGGCGTTTGGCAATGGCTACCACATTGGCCGGGAGTACCTTTCACTGGAGGGTGAACCCATTGACCCGGCAAGCGTCGCCCAAGGCACGCGGCTGGTCACGATCTTGACCGTCACAAGTACCGGTGCGCCGGAAGGAAGGCTGATGGTGAATGACCCGCTCCCCGCCGGGTTCGAGATCGACAACCCCAACCTTCTGCAATCGGGCGATATCCGTGCGCTAGATGGGGTAAACGTGGCGATTGGCACCGAGATGACAGAATTCCGGGCCGAAAGGTTTCTGGCCGCCGTAGACATGCGCGGCGGGCAGGACAGAGTGCGCTTGGCCTATATCGTGCGGGCGGTGTCGCCGGGGGACTTCCACCATCCTGCGGCATCGGTCGAGGATATGTACCGTCCTACCTATCGGGCGCAGACGGCCTCTGGCCGGATAAGCATCCTAGAATGA